From the Daucus carota subsp. sativus chromosome 8, DH1 v3.0, whole genome shotgun sequence genome, one window contains:
- the LOC108197064 gene encoding large ribosomal subunit protein eL27x: protein MVKFLKPNKAVIVLNGRFAGRKAVIIRAFDEGTRDRPYGHCLVAGISKYPKKVIRKDSAKKTAKKSRVKAFIKLVNYNHIMPTRYTLDVDLKDVVTADCLQSRDKKVTAAKATKAKLEERFKTGKNRWFFTKLRF from the coding sequence ATGGTGAAGTTTCTCAAGCCCAACAAAGCCGTCATCGTCCTCAACGGCCGTTTCGCCGGCCGGAAAGCCGTGATCATCCGCGCCTTCGACGAAGGCACTCGTGACCGCCCCTACGGCCACTGCCTCGTCGCCGGCATCTCAAAGTACCCGAAGAAGGTCATCCGCAAGGACTCCGCGAAAAAGACGGCGAAAAAGTCGCGCGTGAAGGCGTTCATCAAGCTGGTGAACTACAACCACATCATGCCGACGAGGTACACTCTGGACGTGGATCTGAAGGATGTGGTGACGGCGGATTGTCTTCAGTCGAGGGATAAGAAGGTGACGGCGGCCAAGGCCACCAAGGCGAAGCTCGAGGAGAGGTTCAAGACCGGGAAAAACCGCTGGTTCTTTACGAAGCTTAggttttaa
- the LOC108197063 gene encoding ubiquitin carboxyl-terminal hydrolase 14 isoform X2 has product MQKDGNADSAANSTKQEGIPPRMFKAVIASSHPEFSTMRQQDAFEFFLHFIDQVEVLNAGNPQLDPSRCFKFGIEERLQCPSGKVAYNSRQDCILSLNIPLDRAINRSRVQTNWTGEPHWYFYPLCPLCCSHLQRRKVGEVIYNDAKVGASKDPPKDMGYLYFYERIVS; this is encoded by the exons ATGCAGAAAGACGGAAATGCAGATTCTGCTGCAAATTCTACT AAACAGGAGGGCATCCCCCCACGCATGTTTAAAGCAGTGATTGCTTCAAGCCACCCTGAATTCTCTACTATGAGACAACAA gATGCATTTGAGTTCTTCCTACATTTCATTGACCAAGTTGAAGTACTAAATGCTGGCAACCCTCAATTGGATCCTTCAAGGTGCTTCAAATTTGGTATTGAAGAGAGACTTCAATGTCCATCTGGGAAGGTTGCTTACAATAGCAGACAAGACTGTATTCTCTCTCTCAATATTCCACTGGACAGAGCCATCAACAGAagcag AGTACAGACTAATTGGACTGGTGAGCCCCATTGGTACTTCTACCCATTGTGCCCATTATGTTGCTCACACTTACAAAGACGGAAGGTGGGAGAGGTGATATATAACGATGCAAAAGTTGGGGCTTCCAAAGATCCTCCAAAAGACATGGGGTACTTGTATTTTTATGAGAGAATTGTTTCTTAG
- the LOC108197063 gene encoding ubiquitin carboxyl-terminal hydrolase 14 isoform X1, whose protein sequence is MAFTDKYLDTLLVCLDDLSNIFNYLCSCSFFQKQEGIPPRMFKAVIASSHPEFSTMRQQDAFEFFLHFIDQVEVLNAGNPQLDPSRCFKFGIEERLQCPSGKVAYNSRQDCILSLNIPLDRAINRSRVQTNWTGEPHWYFYPLCPLCCSHLQRRKVGEVIYNDAKVGASKDPPKDMGYLYFYERIVS, encoded by the exons ATGGCTTTCACTGATAAATATCTAGATACTTTGTTAGTTTGTTTGGATGATTtgagtaatatttttaattacttatgTTCATGCTCATTCTTCCAGAAACAGGAGGGCATCCCCCCACGCATGTTTAAAGCAGTGATTGCTTCAAGCCACCCTGAATTCTCTACTATGAGACAACAA gATGCATTTGAGTTCTTCCTACATTTCATTGACCAAGTTGAAGTACTAAATGCTGGCAACCCTCAATTGGATCCTTCAAGGTGCTTCAAATTTGGTATTGAAGAGAGACTTCAATGTCCATCTGGGAAGGTTGCTTACAATAGCAGACAAGACTGTATTCTCTCTCTCAATATTCCACTGGACAGAGCCATCAACAGAagcag AGTACAGACTAATTGGACTGGTGAGCCCCATTGGTACTTCTACCCATTGTGCCCATTATGTTGCTCACACTTACAAAGACGGAAGGTGGGAGAGGTGATATATAACGATGCAAAAGTTGGGGCTTCCAAAGATCCTCCAAAAGACATGGGGTACTTGTATTTTTATGAGAGAATTGTTTCTTAG
- the LOC108197061 gene encoding E3 ubiquitin-protein ligase RSL1, producing the protein MGATKENAISVETYRNSMQPRNHKKRFFIDLNRATQETHYEDVHVLDSFPFPNRNPRRKITLNSTFEAGESSNTQASTLFVCEICVDEKSFNEAFSINGCTHSYCTNCIVTYIASKLQDNITQILCPVPGCRGLLEPEDCRLILPLEVFDRWGKALCEAVIFDWEKFYCPYKDCSAMLIDDGMVATLSNCQYCERDFCANCRVPWHLGVECLEFQSLSKDEREAEDLLLMQLAKNRRWKRCPGCKIYIDKYMGCSAVRCRCGHGFIYKP; encoded by the exons ATGGGAGCCACCAAAGAAAACGCCATTTCAGTTGAAACCTACCGTAACTCCATGCAACCAAGAAACCACAAGAAACGCTTCTTCATTGACCTTAACCGTGCAACGCAAGAAACCCATTACGAAGACGTGCATGTTCTCGACTCCTTCCCCTTCCCAAATCGAAACCCTCGTCGTAAAATCACTCTAAACTCCACTTTCGAGGCTGGCGAGTCATCAAACACTCAAGCCAGTACTCTCTTTGTGTGTGAAATATGTGTCGATGAGAAGAGTTTTAACGAGGCCTTTTCGATCAACGGGTGTACTCATTCGTATTGTACTAATTGTATCGTTACGTACATCGCAAGCAAGCTCCAAGACAACATTACTCAAATCCTCTGCCCTGTTCCGGGCTGCAGGGGACTGTTAGAGCCCGAGGATTGTCGCTTGATCTTGCCGCTTGAGGTGTTTGATCGATGGGGCAAGGCGTTATGCGAGGCCGTGATTTTTGACTGGGAGAAATTTTATTGCCCTTACAAAGATTGCTCTGCTATGTTGATTGATGATGGGATGGTGGCTACTTTGTCGAATTGTCAGTACTGTGAGAGGGATTTCTGCGCGAATTGTCGTGTGCCGTGGCATTTGGGGGTGGAATGTTTGGagtttcagagtttgagtaagGATGAGAGGGAAGCTGAGGATCTTTTGCTGATGCAGCTTGCGAAGAATCGAAGGTGGAAGAGATGTCCTGGATGCAAGATCTATATCGATAAATATATGGGTTGCTCAGCTGTTCGTTGCAG GTGTGGACATGGTTTCATTTACAAACCTTAA
- the LOC108197887 gene encoding ribonucleoside-diphosphate reductase small chain A, with protein MSCSKNETKGVQIEEEEEPILMEQPQKFCMFPIKYPQLWEMYKRAQASFWAVEEVDLSLDVQHWETLSTSEKHFISHVLAFFAASDGIVLENLAARFLNDVQIPEARAFYGFQIAMENIHSEMYSLLLETYIKDSMEKHRLFNAIESIPCVAQKAQWALNWIRSSTSFAVRLVAFACVEGIFFSGSFCAIFWLKKRGLMPGLTFSNELISRDEGLHCDFACSLYSLLWKKLQPQKVHQIVHEAVDIECQFVCEALPCALIGMNATLMSQYIKFVADRLLEALGCERKYNVENPFDWMEFISLQGKANFFERRVGDYQKASIMSNLQHGDGNFVFKLDEDF; from the exons ATGAGTTGTAGTAAAAATGAAACAAAAGGAGTGCAAATTGAGGAAGAAGAAGAGCCAATACTAATGGAACAGCCCCAGAAGTTCTGTATGTTCCCTATTAAATACCCTCAACTCTGGGAGATGTATAAGAGGGCTCAAGCCAGTTTTTGGGCAG TGGAGGAAGTTGATCTTTCTCTCGATGTGCAACACTGGGAAACTTTGTCTACTTCTGAGAAACATTTTATAAGCCACGTTTTGGCCTTTTTCGCTGCATCAGATGGAATTGTTCTGGAAAATTTAGCTGCAAGATTTTTGAATGATGTTCAAATTCCTGAG GCTCGAGCTTTTTATGGTTTTCAGATTGCAATGGAAAATATTCATTCTG AGATGTACAGCTTACTTTTGGAAACATATATCAAAGATTCGATGGAGAAGCATAGATTGTTTAATGCCATTGAAAGTATTCCATGTGTTGCTCAAAAAGCTCAGTGGGCTTTAAACTGGATCAGAAG TTCTACGTCTTTTGCGGTAAGACTTGTTGCTTTTGCTTGTGTTGAAGGAATATTCTTTTCAGGAAG CTTTTGTGCCATCTTTTGGCTTAAAAAGAGAGGATTGATGCCAGGTTTGACATTCTCAAATGAACTTATTTCAAGAGATGAGGGTCTTCATTGTGACTTTGCTTGCAGTCTATACAG TTTACTATGGAAGAAACTGCAGCCACAAAAAGTTCATCAGATTGTGCATGAAGCTGTAGATATAGAGTGTCAGTTTGTTTGTGAGGCCCTCCCATGCGCTTTGATTGGCATGAATGCAACCTTGATGAGCcagtatataaaatttgttgctGACAGATTGTTG GAAGCCTTAGGGTGCGAGAGGAAGTACAATGTAGAGAATCCCTTTGACTGGATGGAATTCATCTCTTTGCA AGGAAAAGCCAACTTTTTCGAGAGACGGGTGGGAGATTATCAGAAGGCTTCTATTATGTCAAATTTACAACATGGCGACGGAAACTTTGTCTTTAAACTGGATGAAGATTTCTAA
- the LOC108198466 gene encoding uncharacterized protein LOC108198466 yields the protein MAEYCRCGRQAVQRTAWTQSNAGRRFVGCVGGRSGCNYFRWIDEPMCLQGRVVIYGLRERVRALEEEMAQNASLREEALEAPRQEHSYWFYVCAMVLFVLVIVLCNSNDEDN from the coding sequence ATGGCCGAATACTGTCGATGTGGTCGACAAGCCGTGCAACGTACAGCGTGGACTCAATCCAACGCCGGTAGGAGATTTGTTGGTTGTGTTGGAGGGAGGAGTGGCTGCAACTATTTCCGGTGGATCGATGAACCTATGTGCCTTCAAGGTCGAGTTGTTATTTATGGTTTGCGAGAGAGGGTTAGAGCTCTTGAAGAAGAAATGGCGCAAAATGCAAGCTTACGTGAGGAAGCTCTTGAAGCACCGAGGCAGGAGCACTCATATTGGTTTTATGTTTGCGCCATGGTCctttttgttcttgtaattGTGTTGTGTAATAGCAATGATGAAGACAACTGA
- the LOC108197547 gene encoding uncharacterized protein LOC108197547 → MESGTSDGSCVRLQIAELKSKLSETGSSAGTIYEPGISVEKGESSNFSPDDSLRRNSHRAPEQKLTLFALRLAVLEKAATGLGTLGFIWATVVLLGGFAITLDKTDFWFITIILLIEGTRIFSRSHELEWQHQATWSIADAGINSFRAIRSNSRSVITTVKSFFRPVVKASQHGREITRNRKMEIQKKAPSRVWTTTDVPLLPYAPWVFLSRNVSKLLYWLQLASASACVGLSLVKLVRHNYGEVAKGDTDKRNRQAALNIFYSLALAEALLFLLEKAYWEWKVICCRLLEQVNKECELGPSGMVSIRRFFYDAYSRCVSGSIFDGLKMDMVSFAMDLLASSSPDEQLIGAQILRSFAANDRFSDDTLQKIGISISVMERLVEMLNWKDPQEEEIRHSAAEILSKLAGKKQNSLRVAGIPGAMESISSLLHVSRTSTAAADEIFEKKIIFDSENYGVWTFNHLGLLILKKLARDHDNCGKIGNTRGLLPKIIDFTHADERLLKNGKASPSQILTVKRSLQVVRMLASTAGATGKQLRKEISEVVLTISNIRDILRCGEKHPVLQKLGIEILTSLALEEDATERIGGTGGLLKELFNIFFKQEIPDNQNHVKIAAGEALSMLVLESKNNCHRILKLNVTEQLVSALEIPVLHVNAARILRNLCSYSGSHCFDKLRDITTATPTILKAIMTAENKLQEVMIGLAAQVFRYMPPKESSSMFERAGIHEAELAGALVQILRKYPYPQIKIPRIRRFAIELAIWMMRDKDTNITMFRDLGMVKELENVIETTSELESFNIFSGTVGLSRHSTTIHSLVETAMQLLETE, encoded by the exons ATGGAGAGTGGAACTAGTGATGGAAGCTGTGTAAGGTTGCAGATAGCTGAGCTGAAGTCGAAGCTAAGCGAAACAGGGAGTTCAGCTGGCACCATTTATGAGCCTGGAATTAGTGTCGAAAAAGGGGAGAGTAGTAATTTTAGTCCTGATGATTCTTTAAGGAGAAATAGCCACAGGGCACCAGAACAGAAGCTGACATTGTTTGCTCTGAGGCTGGCTGTGCTGGAGAAAGCTGCGACAGGGTTGGGAACATTAGGCTTCATCTGGGCCACCGTGGTTTTGCTAGGCGGATTTGCTATTACTCTTGACAAGACAGATTTTTGGTTTATTACCATTATATTGTTGATTGAAGGGACAAGAATTTTCAGCAGGAGTCATGAGCTTGAGTGGCAGCATCAGGCCACGTGGTCGATTGCTGATGCTGGAATCAATAGCTTTCGTGCAATCAGATCAAATTCACGGTCTGTGATCACAACTGTCAAGTCCTTTTTCAGGCCTGTTGTGAAGGCTAGTCAACATGGTAGAGAGATCACAAGGAATAGGAAGATGGAAATTCAGAAGAAGGCGCCTAGTCGGGTGTGGACTACTACAGATGTTCCACTTCTTCCGTATGCTCCTTGGGTTTTCTTGTCAAGAAATGTTAGTAAACTTCTTTACTGGCTTCAACTTGCATCTGCAAGTGCTTGTGTTGGTCTGTCTCTGGTGAAGCTTGTTAGGCATAATTATGGGGAAGTAGCTAAAGGGGATACAGACAAGAGGAATAGACAAGCAGctctcaatattttttattccttGGCATTGGCAGAGGCTCTGCTGTTTTTGCTTGAGAAAGCTTATTGGGAATGGAAAGTCATTTGTTGTAGATTGTTGGAACAAGTTAATAAAGAATGTGAACTTGGCCCCTCAGGTATGGTTTCAATCAGAAGATTTTTCTATGACGCGTACTCCAGATGCGTTTCAGGAAGCATTTTTGATGGCCTTAAAATGGACATGGTATCATTTGCCATGGATCTCTTGGCCTCAAGTTCTCCTGATGAGCAGCTGATTGGAGCACAAATTCTACGAAGCTTTGCAGCAAATGATCGGTTTTCAGATGATACGCTACAGAAGATTGGAATATCAATATCAGTGATGGAAAGGTTAGTAGAGATGTTGAACTGGAAAGATCCACAAGAAGAAGAAATAAGGCATTCAGCAGCCGAGATTCTGTCAAAACTAGCTGGGAAGAAACAAAATTCCCTTCGAGTTGCAGGCATACCTGGTGCTATGGAATCAATATCCTCTCTTTTACATGTCAGTAGGACTTCCACTGCTGCAGCTgatgagatatttgaaaagaaGATCATCTTTGACAGCGAAAATTATGGGGTTTGGACATTTAACCATTTGGGGCTTCTCATTCTCAAGAAGCTTGCCCGTGACCATGACAACTGTGGAAAGATTGGAAACACAAGAGGACTATTACCAAAGATCATTGATTTCACTCATGCAGATGAGAGGTTACTCAAAAATGGCAAGGCTTCACCATCTCAAATTTTGACTGTCAAAAGATCTTTGCAAGTTGTGAGGATGCTTGCAAGTACAGCAGGTGCCACAGGAAAACAGCTCCGCAAAGAGATTTCTGAGGTAGTTTTGACAATCAGCAACATAAGGGATATATTAAGATGCGGTGAAAAACATCCAGTGTTACAAAAACTAGGCATAGAGATTTTAACTAGTCTGGCATTGGAGGAAGATGCAACCGAAAGAATTGGAGGAACAGGTGGATTACTCAAGGAATTGTTCAACATTTTCTTTAAACAGGAGATCCCAGATAATCAGAACCATGTAAAGATTGCTGCCGGAGAAGCACTATCAATGTTAGTACTAGAAAGCAAGAACAATTGTCATCGGATCTTGAAGCTTAATGTAACTGAACAGCTTGTCAGTGCATTAGAGATTCCAGTGCTTCATGTAAATGCAGCAAGAATACTGCGAAACTTGTGTAGCTACAGCGGATCACATTGTTTTGACAAACTAAGAGACATTACAACTGCAACACCTACT ATTCTTAAAGCAATTATGACAGCAGAGAATAAGTTGCAAGAAGTAATGATTGGACTAGCAGCACAAGTTTTCAGATATATGCCACCTAAAGAATCAAGCAGCATGTTCGAAAGAGCTGGAATTCATGAGGCAGAATTAGCAGGAGCACTAGTCCAAATTCTGAGGAAATATCCGTATCCTCAAATTAAGATTCCAAGAATAAGAAGGTTTGCGATAGAGTTGGCAATTTGGATGATGAGAGACAAAGATACAAACATAACAATGTTCAGGGACTTGGGAATGGTGAAGGAGCTGGAAAATGTTATAGAGACCACATCAGAGCTTGAAAGTTTCAATATTTTCTCCGGTACTGTTGGGCTCAGCCGTCATAGCACAACAATCCATTCACTAGTGGAAACCGCAATGCAGTTGCTTGAAACTGAGTAA
- the LOC108199658 gene encoding glutamine synthetase, chloroplastic produces MAQILAPSVQWQMRFTKNSTEVSSMTSKMWGSLFLKQNKKAPARSSTKYRALAVKSEDGTINRMEDLLNLDVTPYTDKIIAEYIWIGGTGIDVRSKSRTISKPVEHPSELPKWNYDGSSTGQAPGDDSEVILYPQAIFKDPFRGGNNILVICDTYTPQGEPIPTNKRHKAAQIFSDAKVLGEVPWFGIEQEYTLMQQDVNWPLGWPVGGYPGPQGPYYCAAGADKSFGRDISDAHYKACLYAGINISGTNGEVMPGQWEFQVGPSVGIEAGDHIWCARYLLERITEQAGVVLTLDPKPIDGDWNGAGCHTNYSTKSMREEGGFEVIKKAILNLSLRHKEHISAYGEGNERRLTGKHETASIDSFSWGVADRGCSIRVGRDTEKEGKGYLEDRRPASNMDPYVVTGLLAETTLLWEPTLEAEALAAQKLSLNV; encoded by the exons ATGGCTCAGATCTTAGCTCCGTCAGTGCAATGGCAAATGAGATTCACAAAAAATTCTACCGAAGTAAGTTCAATGACATCAAAGATGTGGGGTTCTCTATTCCTGAAACAAAACAAGAAAGCACCAGCTAGAAGTTCTACCAAATATAGAGCATTAGCAGTGAAGTCTGAGGATGGCACCATAAATAGGATGGAAGATCTACTAAATTTGGATGTAACTCCATACACCGATAAGATCATAGCCGAGTATATATG GATAGGAGGAACTGGCATTGATGTTCGAAGCAAATCAAGG ACAATCTCAAAGCCAGTTGAGCACCCGTCTGAGCTACCAAAATGGAACTATGATGGATCAAGTACTGGGCAAGCACCTGGAGATGATAGTGAAGTAATTTTATA CCCTCAAGCAATTTTCAAGGACCCTTTCCGTGGTGGTAACAACATCCTC GTCATATGCGATACCTACACGCCCCAAGGAGAGCCTATTCCTACAAATAAACGCCACAAGGCTGCTCAAATATTTAGCGATGCGAAGGTTTTAGGTGAAGTTCCATG GTTTGGAATAGAGCAAGAGTACACCTTGATGCAACAGGATGTAAACTGGCCTTTGGGATGGCCTGTTGGAGGCTATCCTGGTCCTCAG GGTCCATATTACTGTGCTGCTGGAGCGGATAAGTCATTTGGCAGAGACATATCTGACGCTCATTATAAGGCTTGCTTATATGCCGGAATTAATATTAGTGGCACAAATGGAGAAGTTATGCCTGGCCAG TGGGAATTTCAAGTGGGTCCCAGTGTCGGTATTGAAGCTGGCGATCACATCTGGTGTGCCAGATACCTCCTGGAG AGAATTACTGAGCAAGCTGGGGTCGTTCTCACACTTGACCCGAAACCAATTGAT GGTGACTGGAATGGAGCAGGCTGCCACACCAACTACAG TACAAAAAGTATGAGAGAGGAGGGAGGCTTTGAAGTAATTAAGAAAGCAATCTTAAACCTTTCACTTCGCCACAAAGAGCACATCAGTGCATATGGAGAAGGAAATGAGAGAAGATTGACAGGAAAGCATGAAACTGCGAGCATTGACAGCTTTTCTTGG GGAGTTGCTGACCGTGGTTGCTCAATCCGTGTGGGGCGTGATACTGAGAAGGAAGGCAAAG GTTACTTGGAGGATCGGCGCCCTGCTTCAAACATGGACCCATATGTTGTGACTGGTTTACTTGCTGAAACTACATTACTGTGGGAGCCAACACTTGAAGCTGAAGCTCTTGCTGCACAGAAACTATCTTTGAATGTCTAG
- the LOC108199659 gene encoding membrane protein PM19L: MASGAGKSAALLFLVTNLILYLVVIILAAWDVDHAMEKTHETASVLTIPARIFPIYFPKGNMATGFFVIFSLIAGVVGFMNSVTGIYNVMAWNPSSLHAAAASSLATWTLTLLSMGLACKEINIGYADSSLRALEIIVIILSGSQLICLGAINAGVQEVENEKAYTGRV; this comes from the exons ATGGCTTCTGGAGCAGGGAAATCAGCAGCACTCCTCTTCTTGGTTACTAATCTCATACTTTATCTGGTTGTCATCATTCTTGCAGCATGGGATGTAGATCATGCAATGGAAAAAACCCACGAAACAG CCTCTGTTCTTACAATTCCTGCGCGAATATTTCCAATATACTTCCCAAAGGGCAACATGGCAACAGGGTTCTTTGTAATATTTAGTCTAATTGCTGGTGTCGTCGGATTCATGAATTCAGTTACAGGAATTTATAATGTCATGGCATGGAATCCCTCCAGCTTACATGCAGCTGCTGCATCATCCCTCGCAACTTGGACACTCACTTTACTATCCATGGG ACTGGCATGCAAAGAGATCAATATTGGCTATGCAGATTCAAGCCTG CGAGCACTGGAGATAATCGTGATAATACTGAGTGGGAGTCAGTTGATTTGCCTGGGTGCAATCAATGCCGGGGTTcaagaagttgagaatgaaaAGGCATACACTGGAAGAGTTTAA
- the LOC108200024 gene encoding protein ABCI12, chloroplastic isoform X2, which translates to MLYSCGVVYTLPTVTSSCRQFHTPLFKKHPIQLLPLKTLKPKFTCSASIDDAGPPRNWEKWLPKNLFSAEKVLKSISEATSSPICQFISSPITFLHTVDPRIKLAWLVVLVVLPARSHILMRFGLVAYLSLLSILILPRHVWMDQLGRVSLLSGILFIMLGLGADGAPPVVQLRTPPPSMMGLPSLPASLEGYSYIIMKLGPLQLTRKGLSVASTSASLTFSIFQSASLCLSTTTPEQLAFALQWYMRPLAYIGVPVAEVILTLLLSLRFINLVFDEVRVVALGIVSRRIYWEKFTALETIEGRKRIEEGDDRLLQGSVFCDWT; encoded by the exons ATGTTGTACAGTTGCGGAGTAGTATATACTCTCCCAACTGTCACTTCCTCTTGCCGCCAATTTCACACCCCTCTTTTCAAGAAACACCCAATTCAACTCCTCCCCCtcaaaaccctaaaacccaAATTCACCTGTTCTGCCTCGATTGATGATGCTGGgcctccaagaaattgggaAAAATGGTTGCCCAAGAATCTGTTTTCGGCGGAGAAGGTGTTGAAATCGATATCCGAAGCCACTTCTAGTCCTATTTGTCAGTTCATTTCTTCCCCAATTACATTCTTGCATACTGTGGACCCCAGAATCAAATTG GCATGGCTAGTTGTTCTAGTTGTTTTACCAGCAAGAAGTCATATTCTCATGCGTTTTGGATTAGTTGCTTACCTGAGTTTATTGTCTATATTGATTCTTCCGAGGCATGTATGGATG GATCAATTAGGAAGAGTGTCACTCCTGTCTGGgatattatttataatgttgGGGCTAGGTGCAGATGGCGCACCTCCAGTTGTGCAATTAAGAACCCCGCCACCGTCAATGATGGGATTACCGAGTCTTCCAGCATCTTTGGAAGGTTATTCGTATATAATCATGAAATTGGGGCCATTGCAGCTTACACGGAAGGGCTTGTCAGTGGCAAGCACATCGGCATCTCTAACTTTCAGc ATTTTTCAAAGTGCGAGCCTGTGTCTCTCCACTACAACTCCGGAGCAACTTGCATTTGCTCTGCAATGGTATATGCGCCCTTTGGCATATATTGGAGTTCCAGTTGCCGAGGTGATCCTTACGCTCCTACTTTCACTGAGGTTCATTAATCTTGTTTTTGATGAG GTGCGCGTAGTTGCGCTGGGTATTGTATCTCGCAGGATATATTGGGAGAAGTTTACAGCTTTAGAGACAATTGAAG GTCGCAAGCGGATAGAGGAGGGTGATGATAGGCTGTTACAAGGATCTGTGTTTTGTGACTGGACTTGA
- the LOC108200024 gene encoding protein ABCI12, chloroplastic isoform X1 — protein sequence MLYSCGVVYTLPTVTSSCRQFHTPLFKKHPIQLLPLKTLKPKFTCSASIDDAGPPRNWEKWLPKNLFSAEKVLKSISEATSSPICQFISSPITFLHTVDPRIKLAWLVVLVVLPARSHILMRFGLVAYLSLLSILILPRHVWMDQLGRVSLLSGILFIMLGLGADGAPPVVQLRTPPPSMMGLPSLPASLEGYSYIIMKLGPLQLTRKGLSVASTSASLTFSIFQSASLCLSTTTPEQLAFALQWYMRPLAYIGVPVAEVILTLLLSLRFINLVFDEVRVVALGIVSRRIYWEKFTALETIEVFFTYIRRIFNNIFSHAEQISQAMNVRGFRGDSNTHNIYFSSLSSNSMANILSIMCLVCLVGAAAVSDCFV from the exons ATGTTGTACAGTTGCGGAGTAGTATATACTCTCCCAACTGTCACTTCCTCTTGCCGCCAATTTCACACCCCTCTTTTCAAGAAACACCCAATTCAACTCCTCCCCCtcaaaaccctaaaacccaAATTCACCTGTTCTGCCTCGATTGATGATGCTGGgcctccaagaaattgggaAAAATGGTTGCCCAAGAATCTGTTTTCGGCGGAGAAGGTGTTGAAATCGATATCCGAAGCCACTTCTAGTCCTATTTGTCAGTTCATTTCTTCCCCAATTACATTCTTGCATACTGTGGACCCCAGAATCAAATTG GCATGGCTAGTTGTTCTAGTTGTTTTACCAGCAAGAAGTCATATTCTCATGCGTTTTGGATTAGTTGCTTACCTGAGTTTATTGTCTATATTGATTCTTCCGAGGCATGTATGGATG GATCAATTAGGAAGAGTGTCACTCCTGTCTGGgatattatttataatgttgGGGCTAGGTGCAGATGGCGCACCTCCAGTTGTGCAATTAAGAACCCCGCCACCGTCAATGATGGGATTACCGAGTCTTCCAGCATCTTTGGAAGGTTATTCGTATATAATCATGAAATTGGGGCCATTGCAGCTTACACGGAAGGGCTTGTCAGTGGCAAGCACATCGGCATCTCTAACTTTCAGc ATTTTTCAAAGTGCGAGCCTGTGTCTCTCCACTACAACTCCGGAGCAACTTGCATTTGCTCTGCAATGGTATATGCGCCCTTTGGCATATATTGGAGTTCCAGTTGCCGAGGTGATCCTTACGCTCCTACTTTCACTGAGGTTCATTAATCTTGTTTTTGATGAG GTGCGCGTAGTTGCGCTGGGTATTGTATCTCGCAGGATATATTGGGAGAAGTTTACAGCTTTAGAGACAATTGAAG TTTTCTTCACATACATCCGGCGGATCTTCAATAACATATTCAGTCATGCAGAACAGATTTCTCAG GCAATGAATGTTAGAGGTTTTAGAGGTGACAGCAACACGCACAACATTTACTTCTCATCGTTGTCTTCTAATAGCATGGCCAACATTCTGTCCATAATGTGCCTTGTCTGCCTTGTTGGCGCTGCTGCTGTATCAGATTGTTTTGTCTGA